Proteins found in one Patescibacteria group bacterium genomic segment:
- a CDS encoding HIT family protein: MKHTKKDRPNFLFETKHWKVYLNPDQYYLGRSVVVAKRDVGSLSDLTKDEWLDFTELIKKIEATYKKSFGATMFNWTCLMNNAYKNDPPNPHVHWHLLPRYKKAVTFKGIDFGDNEFGSHYARKIDRAVPDEVFSEIVKVIKKFSRQYRTKKA, from the coding sequence ATGAAACACACAAAGAAAGATCGACCAAATTTTCTATTTGAAACTAAACATTGGAAAGTCTATTTAAATCCAGATCAGTATTATTTAGGCAGGTCTGTCGTGGTAGCAAAAAGAGATGTAGGCAGCCTTTCTGACTTAACCAAAGATGAATGGTTAGATTTTACGGAACTTATTAAAAAAATTGAAGCTACCTATAAAAAATCATTTGGCGCAACAATGTTTAACTGGACTTGTCTCATGAACAATGCATATAAGAACGATCCTCCCAACCCCCATGTTCACTGGCATCTTCTCCCCAGATATAAAAAAGCCGTAACGTTTAAAGGAATTGATTTTGGAGACAATGAATTCGGCAGTCATTATGCTCGAAAAATTGACCGGGCTGTACCAGATGAGGTTTTCAGTGAAATTGTCAAAGTAATAAAAAAATTCTCAAGACAATATAGGACCAAAAAGGCCTAG
- a CDS encoding class I SAM-dependent methyltransferase: protein MNYSNWEKYYQKTPLEKIPWQKTQASFFTEVIESGKINPCSTLDLGCGTGAKSIYLAKKGFKVTGVDISKTAIEHAKANAEKAKVKVEFIVADVTDLSFLDDKKFDFVLDWANLHGIPKNKRKKYVDGIIRHTKKGSKLLLRCFSKRGIEKEFTHRPMGTIYLFSKKDIEELFEKHFRILETHKSKPFVRKEKEPPAKWLDEYLMEK from the coding sequence ATGAACTACTCTAATTGGGAAAAATATTATCAGAAAACTCCTTTAGAAAAGATTCCTTGGCAAAAAACTCAAGCTAGTTTTTTCACTGAAGTAATAGAATCAGGCAAAATTAATCCCTGTTCAACCTTGGATTTAGGCTGTGGCACCGGAGCAAAATCAATTTACCTTGCCAAAAAAGGCTTTAAGGTCACCGGAGTTGATATTTCTAAAACAGCTATCGAGCATGCAAAAGCAAATGCCGAAAAGGCAAAAGTCAAAGTCGAATTTATAGTCGCCGACGTGACTGATTTGAGTTTTCTTGATGATAAAAAATTTGACTTTGTTTTGGATTGGGCTAATCTTCACGGTATTCCTAAAAACAAACGAAAGAAGTATGTTGATGGAATTATTAGACACACCAAAAAAGGAAGTAAATTACTTTTAAGATGTTTTAGCAAGCGCGGGATTGAAAAAGAATTTACTCACCGTCCCATGGGGACAATCTATCTGTTTTCTAAGAAAGATATTGAAGAGCTTTTCGAAAAGCATTTTAGAATTTTAGAAACTCATAAAAGCAAACCATTTGTGAGAAAAGAAAAAGAACCTCCGGCAAAGTGGCTTGATGAATATTTAATGGAGAAATAG
- the obgE gene encoding GTPase ObgE, translating to MLITEINIKFKAGDGGNGKVSFYKGRRGPDGGNGGKGGSIFITSTSDIYALSNLSKSVKIEAKNGQHGMLNKKDGKFAEDLEVKLPIGTIITDKNSKEVFEVTDKDCRLLLCQGGWGGKGNWEYRSSRNVTPMYAQSGFKGQERDLYINLKLVADYGLIGFPNAGKSSLLKEITNANPKIGDYPFTTLEPNLGELDGKIIADIPGLIEGASKGKGLGIKFLKHIEKVSLLFHCLSCELKEPEKNYQQIRNELKSYNPKLLKIPEIILLTKTDLKSEKEVKQKFKALKKLKKQILPVSIHDRDSLGKLRTLILKSFASAKR from the coding sequence ATGTTAATTACAGAAATAAATATTAAGTTTAAGGCGGGGGATGGCGGAAATGGAAAAGTTTCTTTTTATAAAGGAAGAAGAGGTCCAGATGGAGGCAATGGGGGAAAGGGTGGCAGTATTTTTATTACCTCTACTTCAGATATTTACGCTCTTTCTAATCTTTCAAAAAGCGTCAAAATCGAAGCAAAAAATGGTCAGCATGGGATGTTAAATAAAAAAGACGGCAAGTTTGCTGAGGATTTAGAAGTTAAACTTCCAATTGGGACTATTATTACTGATAAGAATTCTAAAGAAGTTTTTGAAGTGACTGACAAAGACTGTCGTCTTCTTTTGTGTCAGGGAGGCTGGGGAGGTAAAGGCAACTGGGAATATCGTTCTTCTAGAAATGTGACGCCAATGTATGCCCAAAGTGGTTTTAAAGGTCAGGAAAGAGATTTATATATTAATCTTAAGCTTGTAGCTGATTATGGGCTTATTGGCTTTCCTAATGCCGGTAAAAGCAGTTTGCTTAAAGAGATAACAAACGCTAATCCAAAAATCGGCGATTACCCTTTTACTACTCTTGAGCCTAACTTGGGAGAATTGGATGGTAAAATTATTGCTGATATTCCAGGACTTATAGAAGGAGCTTCTAAAGGAAAAGGTTTAGGGATCAAATTTTTAAAACATATTGAAAAAGTTTCACTCTTATTTCATTGTCTTTCTTGTGAACTTAAAGAGCCCGAAAAAAACTATCAACAAATCAGGAACGAACTAAAAAGTTATAATCCAAAATTATTAAAGATACCGGAAATTATTCTTCTTACCAAAACAGATTTAAAATCAGAGAAAGAAGTAAAACAAAAGTTTAAGGCATTAAAAAAACTGAAAAAACAAATATTACCCGTTTCTATTCATGATCGGGATAGTTTGGGAAAACTAAGAACCCTTATTTTAAAATCTTTTGCCTCGGCGAAGAGATGA
- a CDS encoding ATP-grasp domain-containing protein, producing MNQITTFDVLIVYSKRLAISANSVSEDVTAPFAKGSDSESYNLVYGYFLKTCRKNNLKAAFTTSADIVGAGKCRSYWLFENETWIKIRKTGFSKLIFDKFSPTSKSIKINRNLLFSSGRIRPFNNPCLFNLCFDKQKTYNKLHKFSIPTVTIDDRTRKGVDKECKALKEKIARHPYKDDFSEEIIMKNRFGAGGRNVYKFKANQSNMMMASMKKHKKISFVIQPFVKFDKGFSYQNSSVSTDIRLIYLGKKIVQTYIRMAKKGDFRCNEHKGGLLKYIPKNEVPSKVVAVSRNIAKILDKRSSLFALDFIISNNGNVYLLEANTGPGLDWNLSIKENEIEAKKLIRIIIKEIVRRISSPKNTSKRKAVVATVKTPMISKHPVSPIT from the coding sequence ATGAACCAAATTACCACCTTTGACGTTTTGATTGTCTACTCTAAAAGACTCGCCATCAGTGCCAATTCTGTATCCGAAGACGTTACTGCCCCATTTGCCAAAGGGTCTGATAGTGAAAGCTACAACCTAGTTTATGGCTACTTTTTGAAAACCTGCCGAAAAAACAATTTAAAAGCGGCTTTTACAACATCTGCTGATATTGTGGGTGCAGGAAAATGTCGAAGTTATTGGCTCTTCGAAAATGAAACTTGGATAAAGATCCGAAAAACAGGCTTTTCAAAACTGATTTTTGACAAATTCTCTCCGACGAGTAAAAGCATAAAAATAAATCGTAATTTACTTTTTTCTTCAGGAAGAATCAGACCTTTTAATAATCCCTGCCTTTTTAATCTTTGTTTTGACAAACAAAAAACTTACAACAAGCTCCATAAATTTTCTATTCCCACAGTAACTATTGATGATCGTACCAGAAAAGGAGTTGATAAAGAGTGTAAGGCGCTAAAAGAGAAAATAGCCAGACATCCGTACAAAGACGATTTTTCCGAGGAAATTATAATGAAAAACAGATTCGGAGCTGGCGGGAGAAATGTCTACAAATTTAAAGCCAATCAATCCAATATGATGATGGCATCAATGAAAAAGCATAAAAAAATATCATTTGTTATTCAACCATTTGTAAAATTTGATAAAGGCTTCAGTTATCAAAACTCTTCAGTTTCAACCGATATCAGGTTAATATACCTCGGAAAAAAGATTGTTCAAACATACATAAGAATGGCTAAGAAAGGAGACTTTAGATGTAATGAGCACAAAGGTGGATTACTAAAATATATACCAAAGAATGAAGTGCCTTCGAAAGTAGTAGCAGTTTCTAGAAATATTGCTAAGATTTTAGATAAAAGATCTTCTCTATTTGCTCTTGACTTTATTATTAGCAATAACGGTAATGTCTATCTTCTCGAAGCGAATACCGGACCAGGATTGGATTGGAATTTATCAATCAAGGAAAACGAAATTGAAGCCAAGAAACTAATAAGGATTATTATAAAAGAAATAGTTAGACGGATTAGCTCACCAAAAAATACTTCTAAAAGAAAAGCTGTAGTCGCTACAGTAAAGACTCCAATGATTAGCAAGCACCCAGTATCTCCAATAACCTGA
- a CDS encoding thermonuclease family protein — MRKMVKNWRVWLGFLILIPSLLLNYYLWQKTAGSESGSLVVNVLDGDTFVLETSQRVRLAGLNAPEVDFCGGQEAKEKLESLVMEKRVILREPVVDNWGRIIALVYVGNQFINEEVLKEGWGYYTSDKNSQREVLKTTAHLAQEEEKGVFSPRCYQKENPEDPDCQIKGNIDKNSGDKIYHFPGCRQYEQTIVEKSLGEQWFCTEKEALKAGFKKSKNCD; from the coding sequence ATGAGAAAGATGGTGAAGAATTGGCGAGTTTGGCTTGGTTTTTTGATCTTAATTCCTTCCTTATTATTGAATTATTACTTGTGGCAAAAAACAGCCGGATCAGAATCGGGATCATTGGTGGTTAATGTTCTTGACGGAGACACTTTTGTTTTGGAAACGAGCCAGCGAGTAAGATTGGCTGGCCTTAACGCCCCAGAGGTCGATTTTTGTGGTGGGCAGGAAGCTAAGGAAAAACTTGAGTCTTTAGTAATGGAAAAAAGAGTTATTCTTCGAGAACCTGTTGTTGATAATTGGGGTCGAATCATCGCCTTGGTTTATGTAGGCAATCAATTTATAAATGAAGAGGTTTTAAAGGAAGGCTGGGGTTATTACACCAGTGATAAAAATTCCCAAAGAGAAGTTTTAAAAACAACCGCTCATTTGGCCCAGGAAGAGGAGAAGGGTGTTTTTAGCCCCCGATGCTACCAAAAGGAAAATCCTGAAGACCCAGATTGCCAAATCAAAGGAAACATTGACAAAAACTCAGGTGATAAAATTTATCATTTCCCGGGTTGTCGTCAATATGAACAGACAATTGTTGAAAAAAGTTTAGGGGAACAATGGTTTTGCACTGAAAAAGAAGCTTTGAAGGCTGGTTTTAAAAAGTCAAAGAATTGTGATTAA
- a CDS encoding glycosyltransferase, giving the protein MNLTEISHLPYSDKVIFQISQPREEDYVNAAYKLNHLEKVRLVNIQHEFGIFGGKYGSHLLLLLKKLQKPVVTTFHTVLPAPDEKMRNVVQTIMKYSKGIIVMTNYSKELLKKDYGLDPDRIQVIPHGIHRVSYRTSEHAKSVFGFSGKLILSTFGLLNPSKGIEYVIEALPPVVEKFPNVRFLVAGVTHPNILEQEGENYRNFLIKKVYELGLNDYVLFYNTYFNINKLLRFLESTDVYLSPSLNPKQTVSGTLSYALGSGRPIISTAFAQAKQDITSEVGILIDFKNPQAFTNAIIKLISNNELCLQMGKNAYFRTRHMTWENVAHSYMKYFSQFVPELTLGQRKIPSIKLEHLAKLTDNFGIIQFAKLTEPDLSSGYTLDDNARALIAAALHYKKFRTHSALKLASIYLNFLYRVAKPDGYFDNYVNSNRAIDKQRNVQENSEDPSARALYALALVSTTKQIPKRFRKQAHSLFEQSFQKNIAFSSPRAIAFYIKALNCLLSKWKEPKTLAVLRSYCEQLMTLYEKSHRPDWEWFEHYLTYSNAILPEALILGYKITGERRYLEVSEKTLNFLIKHTFKDSIYIPVGQSGWFPKEGIRQYFDQQPEDVAATVEVLNIMFQVTNRKHYKELANIAFNWFLGDNVLGQVVYDRTTGGCHDGIGEKFINLNQGAESTISYLLARLSFGG; this is encoded by the coding sequence ATGAATCTTACTGAAATAAGTCATTTACCCTATTCTGACAAAGTAATTTTCCAGATAAGCCAGCCTCGTGAAGAGGACTATGTTAACGCTGCCTACAAACTCAACCATCTCGAAAAGGTAAGACTTGTCAACATTCAACATGAATTCGGTATTTTCGGAGGGAAATATGGTTCACACCTGCTTCTACTTCTGAAAAAACTTCAGAAACCGGTTGTTACCACATTTCACACCGTTCTTCCCGCTCCAGACGAAAAAATGCGCAACGTTGTTCAAACTATAATGAAATATTCTAAAGGGATAATCGTTATGACTAATTATTCAAAGGAACTTCTCAAGAAGGATTACGGATTAGATCCTGACCGCATCCAAGTCATTCCTCACGGAATTCATCGCGTTTCCTATAGAACCAGTGAACATGCCAAGTCTGTTTTCGGCTTTTCTGGCAAACTAATCCTTTCAACCTTTGGGTTACTTAATCCCAGCAAGGGAATCGAGTATGTAATCGAGGCCCTACCACCGGTAGTAGAAAAGTTCCCTAATGTTCGATTCCTTGTCGCCGGGGTCACTCATCCTAATATTCTGGAACAGGAAGGAGAAAACTACCGTAATTTTCTTATTAAAAAAGTTTATGAACTTGGCCTAAACGACTACGTTCTATTTTATAATACCTATTTTAATATAAATAAACTCCTTAGATTTTTAGAGTCTACCGATGTCTATCTTTCCCCCTCCTTAAACCCAAAACAAACTGTCTCCGGCACTTTGTCTTATGCCCTTGGCAGCGGTCGTCCGATCATATCCACAGCCTTTGCCCAAGCCAAACAAGACATCACGAGTGAGGTCGGCATATTGATTGACTTCAAAAACCCGCAGGCTTTTACCAATGCCATCATTAAATTAATAAGTAATAATGAATTATGTTTACAGATGGGTAAAAACGCTTATTTCCGCACCAGGCATATGACCTGGGAAAATGTTGCCCATTCCTACATGAAATATTTCTCGCAATTTGTGCCGGAGCTAACCCTGGGACAAAGAAAAATTCCATCCATAAAACTTGAACATTTGGCTAAATTGACTGATAATTTTGGCATTATTCAGTTTGCCAAGCTGACCGAACCAGATCTTTCTTCCGGATATACCTTAGATGATAATGCCCGAGCCTTAATCGCGGCCGCTCTTCATTATAAAAAATTTAGGACTCACTCTGCGCTAAAACTTGCCTCCATATATCTCAACTTTCTTTATCGGGTAGCTAAACCTGATGGTTATTTTGATAATTATGTCAATTCAAACCGCGCTATTGATAAGCAAAGAAATGTCCAGGAAAATTCAGAAGATCCCAGTGCCAGGGCCCTATATGCTCTTGCCTTAGTTTCAACTACCAAACAAATCCCCAAACGCTTTAGAAAACAAGCCCATTCTCTTTTTGAACAAAGTTTCCAGAAAAACATTGCTTTCTCCTCGCCTCGCGCTATCGCTTTTTACATTAAGGCTCTCAATTGTTTGCTCTCAAAATGGAAAGAACCCAAGACTCTCGCTGTATTAAGGTCTTACTGTGAACAACTCATGACTCTATATGAAAAAAGTCACCGGCCGGACTGGGAGTGGTTTGAGCATTATTTAACATATTCAAATGCCATCCTGCCAGAAGCACTCATCCTCGGTTACAAAATAACCGGAGAGAGAAGATATCTCGAAGTGTCTGAAAAAACCCTTAACTTCTTAATTAAACATACCTTTAAGGACAGTATCTACATTCCTGTCGGCCAAAGTGGCTGGTTTCCCAAGGAAGGGATAAGACAGTATTTTGACCAACAGCCCGAAGATGTTGCTGCCACCGTAGAAGTTCTTAACATAATGTTTCAGGTAACAAACAGGAAGCATTACAAGGAATTAGCGAACATCGCATTTAACTGGTTTCTAGGGGATAATGTTCTTGGGCAGGTTGTATATGATCGGACCACTGGAGGATGCCATGATGGGATTGGGGAAAAATTTATTAATCTTAACCAGGGTGCCGAATCTACAATCTCTTACCTCTTAGCTCGCCTTTCTTTCGGGGGCTAA
- a CDS encoding alpha/beta hydrolase — translation MKTKKVNCIIIHGCPWDIKKAMDAKTRTYDKRWIPWLKKELTSRGIKTKAPLMPKPWYPDYQAFKKKFERYEVTNNSILIGHSCSCAFLVRWLGETKRKVKKLILVAPWKIPDKNNQLEKLLYEYPIDKKIKARVKEIVMFTADNEEKDGKKSLKIFHKVLGGKIIELKGRGHYTLEYMKNQEFPELLKEIV, via the coding sequence ATGAAAACTAAAAAAGTCAACTGTATTATTATTCATGGATGTCCTTGGGATATTAAAAAGGCAATGGATGCCAAAACTAGAACTTATGATAAACGTTGGATTCCTTGGCTAAAAAAAGAATTAACTTCTCGAGGAATAAAAACCAAAGCTCCCCTAATGCCTAAACCCTGGTATCCAGACTACCAAGCCTTTAAAAAGAAATTCGAAAGATATGAAGTCACCAATAACTCTATTCTAATTGGTCATAGCTGTAGTTGTGCCTTCTTAGTTCGCTGGTTAGGAGAAACAAAAAGGAAAGTAAAAAAACTTATCTTGGTTGCTCCTTGGAAAATTCCGGATAAGAATAATCAATTAGAAAAATTACTCTATGAATACCCTATTGATAAAAAGATTAAGGCAAGAGTAAAAGAAATTGTCATGTTTACCGCCGATAACGAGGAAAAAGATGGTAAAAAGAGTTTAAAAATTTTCCACAAAGTCTTAGGAGGAAAAATAATTGAACTTAAAGGAAGAGGTCATTACACCCTAGAATATATGAAAAATCAAGAATTTCCTGAATTATTAAAGGAAATAGTTTAA
- a CDS encoding HIT domain-containing protein gives MEGCIFCKIVNKQAPAKIVFEDEFVLALVPKGEVSKGHTLLIPKLHFENIFDVDEKLFAHFAKIMKNLSKKLVRENNATGINILNANGRDAQQSVLHLHFHLVPRYPNDGLDMWIKQKL, from the coding sequence ATGGAAGGTTGTATTTTTTGTAAAATTGTGAATAAACAGGCTCCCGCAAAAATAGTTTTTGAGGATGAGTTTGTTTTAGCGCTTGTTCCCAAAGGTGAAGTATCAAAGGGTCATACTCTTCTAATTCCCAAATTACATTTTGAAAATATTTTTGATGTTGATGAAAAATTATTTGCTCATTTTGCCAAGATAATGAAAAATTTATCAAAGAAACTGGTAAGAGAAAATAACGCGACTGGAATAAATATCCTTAATGCTAATGGAAGAGACGCACAACAATCAGTCCTTCATTTACACTTCCATTTAGTTCCTCGTTATCCCAATGATGGACTAGATATGTGGATTAAGCAGAAACTATAA
- a CDS encoding pesticidal protein Cry7Aa, with product MLKIKDEGIILEKTNLEFENKAVLNPACIQVDDITHMFYRAVNHNDISSIGYCQLKDNKVVKRLKEPVLFPEYDYEKKGVEDPKITFLEGTYYLFYTAYNGKNALIAYATSKDLVHFTKQGLISPKISYDEAEDIFRESKVRERYTMFEMFYKERGGKDILLWEKDASLFSQKFNHKFALLHRILPGIQIIYFNNFSELTAVRWHHHLKNLGDFIVLDPLFWFENRNVGGGCPPIETEDGWLIIYHAVEDTPFGKIYHAAAALLDLKNPLKVLGRLIEPLFSPKAPWEKSGVTNNVVFPTGAIVRDKRLYIYYGAADKLIAAKSINLTELLTKLKKSPLKL from the coding sequence ATGTTAAAAATTAAAGACGAGGGAATAATTTTAGAGAAAACAAATCTGGAATTTGAAAATAAGGCCGTTTTGAACCCGGCCTGCATCCAAGTGGATGACATTACCCATATGTTCTATCGGGCAGTTAACCATAATGATATTTCTTCCATAGGTTACTGCCAGCTGAAAGATAATAAAGTTGTAAAAAGACTTAAGGAGCCAGTTCTTTTCCCAGAATATGATTACGAGAAAAAGGGCGTAGAAGATCCAAAGATTACTTTTTTAGAGGGAACATACTATCTTTTCTACACTGCCTATAATGGTAAAAATGCTCTCATTGCCTACGCCACAAGCAAGGATCTTGTTCATTTCACCAAACAAGGCCTTATCTCGCCGAAAATCTCCTACGATGAAGCGGAGGACATTTTTCGCGAGTCAAAAGTCAGAGAGAGATACACTATGTTTGAGATGTTCTACAAAGAAAGAGGAGGGAAGGACATTTTGCTATGGGAAAAAGACGCCTCTCTTTTTTCCCAAAAATTCAACCATAAATTTGCTCTTCTCCACCGCATTCTGCCGGGAATCCAAATAATTTACTTTAACAATTTCTCCGAACTTACTGCTGTTCGCTGGCACCATCATCTTAAGAACTTAGGTGATTTTATCGTGCTTGATCCTCTTTTTTGGTTTGAAAACCGCAATGTAGGCGGCGGTTGTCCCCCAATTGAAACAGAAGACGGATGGCTTATTATCTATCATGCGGTGGAGGATACCCCTTTTGGGAAAATCTATCATGCTGCTGCTGCCCTTCTTGATCTCAAAAACCCTCTAAAAGTTTTGGGGCGATTAATAGAACCCTTGTTTTCCCCAAAGGCTCCCTGGGAAAAAAGTGGCGTTACGAATAATGTCGTCTTTCCTACCGGAGCAATAGTAAGAGATAAAAGGCTTTATATTTATTATGGGGCTGCCGATAAGTTAATCGCCGCGAAATCTATTAACCTCACAGAGTTATTGACTAAACTCAAGAAAAGTCCCCTAAAGCTATGA
- the typA gene encoding translational GTPase TypA produces MEIRNIAIIAHVDHGKTTLVDALLRQSATHLGKEMTDTVCIMDSNELERERGITIFSKNASIMWRGVKINIIDTPGHADFGGEVERVLQMADGSLLLIDAHDGPMPQTRFVLKKALELKHKIIVVINKIDQSNVNISKALNKTFDLFINLGVDEQTAEFPIVYASAKFGKAGLDPDLSKMTDISILFEEIIKQVPAPKADLSKPLQMLVTSISRDNFKGRVARGRIYNGSLKANQEVMHINRIGIMKKYCLTSLMTFQGLEQVETPQAQAGEIVAIAGIPDITIGETITDVLKPQALPLLQIEEPTVKMTFEVNSSPFGGREGLYTTSRQIRERLYKELDNDVALRIEDSPQGGWIVSGRGELHLAIFIERLRREGFSLQVSQPQVIVKNIGGQKMIPCDEVFIEVPEEYSGAVIQKLNSRFGEIRQMQTNNNIVYLEFIIPTQGLFGYRTKFMIDTHGLGILNTVFYKYIPQKGTLKEREHGSLVAHESSLTRIYGLTNVQDQGELFIGQNVEVYKGQVVGQNSRLGDLSVNVCKEKQLSNMRSKGEGVTRHLNTPKIMDLDAALDYIDNTELVDVTPKAVRIRKIILDLNEAKRQAKGLK; encoded by the coding sequence ATGGAAATTCGCAATATAGCCATTATCGCTCATGTAGATCACGGTAAAACCACTTTAGTGGATGCTTTACTTCGCCAATCTGCCACCCATCTTGGCAAAGAAATGACCGATACCGTCTGTATTATGGACAGTAACGAATTGGAGCGCGAACGAGGCATCACTATTTTTTCTAAAAATGCCTCGATTATGTGGCGTGGTGTCAAAATTAATATTATTGATACGCCGGGACACGCCGACTTCGGGGGTGAAGTCGAACGGGTTTTGCAAATGGCTGACGGCTCGCTTTTGTTAATTGATGCTCATGACGGCCCCATGCCTCAAACCAGATTTGTTTTGAAAAAAGCTTTGGAGTTAAAACATAAAATTATTGTGGTCATCAATAAAATTGATCAATCTAATGTCAATATCAGTAAAGCTTTAAACAAAACTTTTGATTTGTTTATTAACTTAGGGGTTGATGAGCAAACGGCTGAGTTTCCCATTGTTTATGCATCGGCAAAATTTGGTAAAGCCGGACTGGACCCGGATCTTAGTAAAATGACTGATATTTCGATTTTGTTTGAAGAAATTATTAAACAGGTGCCTGCTCCGAAAGCTGACTTGAGCAAACCCTTACAAATGCTGGTTACTTCTATTAGCCGGGATAATTTTAAAGGCCGAGTGGCCCGGGGTAGAATTTATAATGGCAGTCTAAAAGCTAACCAGGAAGTGATGCATATTAATCGCATAGGGATAATGAAAAAATATTGTTTAACTTCTTTAATGACATTTCAGGGTTTGGAACAAGTGGAAACACCCCAGGCTCAAGCCGGAGAAATTGTCGCCATTGCCGGGATTCCTGATATCACTATCGGCGAGACAATTACTGACGTTCTAAAACCTCAAGCACTGCCTCTTTTACAAATAGAAGAACCGACAGTAAAGATGACTTTCGAAGTTAACTCTTCACCATTTGGCGGCAGGGAAGGTTTATACACGACCTCCCGTCAAATCAGGGAAAGATTATATAAAGAACTGGATAATGATGTGGCCTTGCGTATTGAAGATAGCCCACAAGGCGGCTGGATTGTTTCCGGCAGAGGCGAACTACATCTGGCGATTTTTATCGAACGCCTTCGCCGTGAAGGTTTTTCTTTGCAAGTTTCCCAACCGCAAGTTATTGTGAAAAATATTGGCGGCCAAAAAATGATTCCTTGTGATGAGGTTTTTATCGAAGTACCGGAAGAATATTCTGGTGCGGTTATCCAAAAATTAAACAGCCGTTTTGGCGAAATAAGACAAATGCAAACCAATAACAATATCGTTTATCTTGAATTTATTATTCCTACTCAGGGACTATTCGGTTACCGGACTAAATTTATGATCGACACCCATGGCTTAGGTATTTTAAATACCGTGTTTTATAAATATATACCCCAAAAAGGCACCTTGAAAGAAAGAGAGCATGGCTCCTTGGTTGCCCATGAGTCAAGTCTGACCAGGATTTATGGTTTAACTAATGTTCAGGATCAGGGAGAATTATTTATCGGTCAAAATGTGGAAGTTTATAAAGGCCAGGTAGTTGGTCAAAACTCCCGGCTGGGTGATTTGTCTGTTAATGTCTGCAAAGAAAAACAATTATCCAATATGCGTTCCAAAGGTGAGGGGGTTACCAGACATTTAAATACACCAAAAATTATGGATTTGGATGCCGCCCTGGATTATATTGATAATACGGAGCTGGTTGACGTTACTCCCAAGGCAGTAAGAATCAGAAAAATAATTTTGGATTTAAATGAAGCCAAACGCCAAGCAAAAGGTCTTAAATAG
- a CDS encoding DUF5674 family protein → MNIIIKKKVTKKQLHELGRHFDGYIKVVVDVEREILAGGAGRHFEEEKILLTNGSKQKDLWGGGFDAKTKEIDYNSVINLRPNQENPSRDILSLDIRKKFDDIIKKLFL, encoded by the coding sequence ATGAATATTATAATTAAGAAGAAGGTAACAAAGAAGCAACTCCACGAATTAGGCAGACATTTTGATGGATATATAAAAGTTGTTGTTGACGTTGAAAGAGAAATTCTTGCCGGCGGAGCAGGTAGACATTTCGAAGAAGAGAAAATACTACTAACAAATGGATCAAAGCAGAAAGATTTATGGGGAGGCGGTTTTGATGCTAAAACTAAAGAGATTGATTATAATTCAGTTATAAATTTAAGACCCAATCAGGAAAATCCCAGTAGAGACATTCTTTCTTTAGATATAAGAAAAAAGTTTGATGATATCATTAAAAAACTTTTTCTTTAA
- a CDS encoding GNAT family N-acetyltransferase, which produces MITIRKATINDLPAIKELNKQIFINNPKYDNDAVEDFAHTPQGEKYFKEAIRSKKGCFLIAEENEQMIGYANGEEKEASYRKSKYFEIDNLGVILEKKKQGIGKKILNAITNWAKKKGFQKIYLNCYVKNEKALNFYRSNGYSEIDICLEKKISE; this is translated from the coding sequence ATGATAACTATTCGGAAAGCAACAATTAACGATTTACCAGCTATAAAAGAATTGAATAAACAAATCTTCATAAATAATCCTAAATATGACAATGATGCTGTTGAAGACTTTGCTCATACTCCACAGGGAGAAAAGTATTTTAAAGAAGCAATCAGAAGTAAAAAAGGGTGTTTTTTAATCGCTGAAGAAAATGAACAGATGATCGGATATGCAAACGGTGAAGAAAAAGAAGCTTCATATCGCAAAAGCAAGTATTTTGAAATTGATAACTTAGGAGTGATACTTGAAAAAAAGAAACAAGGAATAGGTAAAAAGATATTAAATGCCATAACAAACTGGGCAAAGAAAAAAGGTTTTCAAAAAATATACCTCAATTGTTATGTGAAGAACGAAAAGGCTTTGAATTTTTATCGTAGTAATGGGTATTCAGAAATAGACATTTGTCTAGAAAAGAAAATTAGTGAGTGA